From the Corticium candelabrum chromosome 2, ooCorCand1.1, whole genome shotgun sequence genome, one window contains:
- the LOC134176295 gene encoding uncharacterized protein LOC134176295 → MIDEYSKSDVHELGTHATTEQATNAMRQTFNYHGLPKRLVTDNEPQFMSQEFQMTVKANDPTSVDTTYHPPSNGQTERLIQELKKSLKSRPTGRSISHQVSINLTAVSNDTKPANREGPG, encoded by the coding sequence ATGATTGATGAATACTCAAAGTCGGACGTACACGAGTTAGGCACTCATGCCACCACAGAGCAGGCTACGAATGCAATGAGACAGACCTTCAATTATCATGGCTTACCCAAAAGGTTGGTGACAGATAATGAGCCTCAATTTATGTCACAAGAGTTTCAGATGACCGTGAAGGCCAACGATCCAACATCAGTTGACACCACCTATCATCCACCATCCAATGGGCAGACTGAAAGACTGATCCAAGAACTCAAGAAGAGTTTGAAGAGTCGGCCAACAGGAAGATCCATCAGTCATCAGGTATCGATCAATCTTACTGCGGTATCGAACGACACCAAACCAGCCAACAGGGAAGGCCCCGGCTGA
- the LOC134198588 gene encoding uncharacterized protein LOC134198588: MQATLPVRFGGFSMSPCLSTSRFAFLSSWVHTLVHLPIRYPDLKSALDLLVNSNGVEESIAFLLMQAGSDGTDITEMIQVPTKLQQRLTRQHAKEKTSAMIEKAPSQRDAARLRSIQGKGAGAWLNAMPTSNKLALVSRDFRLAACLRLGLAMPFDGCIRQCDCGSFLDSCGYHLLTCKWGGGPVWTHECIANVWSDCLRSLQMHHHREPRHRYITSDNRPDITVFDVGSGSNTDLDISLAHPWSSEVISASASTEGAAASRREQKKTEKYSRERLLGKETVTAVPLVLEHFGRWGQQAEMYLQHLSSRSTDAYGTTNASSFKTHWRERMSIQLQKANARVIYRKVERLLDDAS; this comes from the coding sequence ATGCAAGCTACACTGCCGGTCAGGTTTGGTGGTTTCAGCATGTCACCATGCCTCAGCACTTCtcgatttgcttttctttcgtCCTGGGTTCACACTCTGGTTCATCTGCCTATTCGTTATCCAGACCTCAAATCCGCACTGGATCTTCTAGTCAACTCAAATGGTGTCGAGGAATCGATAGCATTTTTGCTGATGCAGGCTGGCAGTGATGGGACAGATATTACTGAAATGATTCAAGTTCCAACTAAACTACAACAGAGGCTGACACGGCAACACGCTAAAGAAAAGACGTCAGCAATGATCGAGAAGGCCCCCTCCCAGCGAGATGCTGCTAGGCTAAGATCGATTCAAGGCAAGGGCGCTGGAGCCTGGCTGAATGCTATGCCCACCTCAAATAAGCTCGCACTAGTTTCCCGCGATTTTCGTTTGGCGGCTTGCTTGAGATTGGGGTTAGCCATGCCCTTCGATGGCTGTATtcgtcagtgtgactgtggttcTTTTCTGGACAGTTGTGGATACCATCTCCTAACATGTAAGTGGGGCGGTGGTCCAGTCTGGACCCATGAGTGTATTGCCAATGTATGGTCAGACTGTCTGCGCAGCTTACAAATGCACCATCACAGAGAGCCACGTCATCGATACATTACATCTGACAACCGCCCTGACATAACAGTTTTCGATGTTGGATCAGGGTCCAACACAGATTTAGACATTTCGCTAGCACATCCCTGGAGCAGTGAAGTaatttcagcatcagcatctacggaaggtgctgcagcatccaggagagagcagaagaaaacggaaaaatatagcagagaacgacttcttggtaaggaaacagtgacagcagtcccactagtcttggaacattttggtcgatggggacaacaagcagaaatgtacctacagcatttgtcaagtagatcaacggatgcctatggaacaacaaatgcctcctcattcaagacacattggagggagcgcatgtccattcagctacaaaaagccaatgctcgagtcatctacaggaaagtggagagacttttagatgatgctagttaa